In Drechmeria coniospora strain ARSEF 6962 chromosome 03, whole genome shotgun sequence, the DNA window TCCGGCTGGTGAACCAGCTCGACATCGCCGGCCTCTTCACGCctgccaccgtcgtcgttgactACCTCGGAAAGCGCATTGTCGGCCAGAGCATTGTGCCTGGAATCTTCAAGCAGCGAGAACCTGGCGAGAACCAGATCGACtacggtgccgtcgacgggaaAGATGTCGTCGCAGCGGATGAGCGGTTTGCCCCCACGTTTGCCACGCTTTCGAAGGCGCTCAAGGTCAAGCAGCACCCCGTCTGGGACAAGGACGGGAAGCGattcgacctcgaggccagcATAGAGACGAAAGGTCTGATGGGTACTGACGGCCGCAAATACGTCCTGGACCTGTACCGCATCACCCCGTTCGACATCAACTGGATTGAAGAATCCAAGTCTCAGGCCACAGGCGCCGAGGCTGGCGCGTACCCTCACCAGATGACGGTGCTACGCCCGGAGCTGGTGGAGTCTTTTGCACGTTTCAGGATGAAGCAGTGGGTCGACGAGATGCTGGCTCGTCGGGCGCAGGAGAAGCAGgagccggccgccgacggcgccgacgagggcaaggTCGCCGAAGCGGAGGGCGACAGCTCGACAAGCAACAAGCTGGATCTCTCGGACTTTAAATTTGCGCTCAACCCCGATGCCTTCAGCGGCCAGCTGCCGcagagcgaggaggagaagtcgcagctcgaggaggaggaaaaggaggtcCGCGAGGCGTGCAATCACCTTCGGGACCAAGCCATCCCGGCGCTTCTGCGGGAGCTCTCGGAGTCCGACATAAGCTTCCCCATGGATGGCCAGTCCCTCAGCCGTCTCCTTCACAAGCGCGGCATCAACATCCGATACCTCGGAAAAGTGGCCACTCTCGCCACGGATGGGCGTCTGCGTTGCCTGCGCGACATTTGCGTACAAGACATGGTGTCGCGCGCTTTCAagcacgtcgccgccggctacCTCCGCGCTCTCGCCGTTCCCTTCACCGCGGCCTGCGTGTCTCACCTGCTAAACTGCCTCTTGGGCCGCGCGCTGAACCAGAAACCTACCGCCGACGTTGACTCGGCGCTTCGAGCCTTGTATCCCGACGGTGACTTTGCGTTCGAGCGCGTGACGCCGGATACTCTGCAGGCAGAGATCGAGGAGCAAGTCCTTCGACGATTCAGGTACAAGCTGGGCGACCGGTGGGCGCAAGAGGTCCGCAACACGCAGCTGCTGCGAGAGGTCTGCTTGAGGCTGGGCTTCCAAGTGCAAGCCAGGGACTATACGTTTGAGGAAGTGCCGGGCGCGCCGTCCGCTGCGGAGGCGGCGCAGCCTGGGGCGAACGGTCAGGTCAACGGAGActcgaagaagaagaagaagaagacgagagacggctcgcccgcctcggcgccgtcggcggtcgTCCCCCACACCTTCACGCCGGACGACATTGTCAACACGGTGCCGCTCGTCAAGCACTCGTGCCCGAGGAGCGcgcttgccgacgaggccctgGAGGCCGGCCGCCTTTCCATCGTCCAGAATCAAAAGAAGCTCGGCCAGGAACTTTTGCTGGAGTCGTTGTCGCTCCACGAGCAGATTTACGGCATCCTGCACCCCGAAGTGGCCAAGGTGTACAACAGCCTGTCGATGCTGTACTACCAGCTGGACGacaaggaggcggcggtcGAGCTCGCAAGGAAGGCCATCGTCGTGTCCGAacgcaccgtcggcgtcgactcgTCGGAGACGCTGCTCAACTACCTCAACCTGAGCCTGTTCCTCCACCAAGCCGGGGACAGCAAGGGGGcgctggcggcgtcgaagcATGCGCTGATGCTGTGGAAGGTCATCTACGGACCCGGCCACCCCGACTCCATCACGACGATCAACAACGCGGCGGTGATGCTGCAGCACCTCAAGGCTTACCACGAGTCGAGGCGCTGGTTCGAGGAGTCGCTGCGGGTGTGCGAGTCCGTCTTCGGCAGGCAGTCGGTGAACTCGGCCACGCTGCTGTTCCAGCTCGCCCAGGCGCTCGCGCTGGACCAAGACTCAAAGGCCGCCGTCAACCGCATGCGCGAGTCGTACAGCatcttcctcggcgagctggggCCCGACGACAAGAACAcgaaggaggccgagagcTGGCTCGAGCAGCTGACGCAGAACGCCGTCTCGATCGCCAAGCATGCCAAGGACGTGCAGGCGCGGCGCATCCGATCGGGCATCCGCTTTCCCACGCCGGCTGCGAGCGGCCaaccctcgacggccgggcAGGCTCGGCGCATGTCGCCCGAATCGCAGCTGGATTCTCGCAGCCTCGATGAGCTCATCAAGTtcatcgagggcggcgaccaAAAATCCAAAGGATCGAAGAAGCGTCCTGGTCGGAGCAACCCGAAAAGGCGGTGCCAGAGCACGGCGGCGTAGGCGGGCAGGGGAAGGGGGAAGCGAGGATGGAGCATGGTGGGTAGCATTGTGTTTTGCATGCATGGCCAACGAGCATTCATTCGTCGGTTGGGGGAGTATGGGCCGTTGAAAATTGTCAAACGTACACGACCGGCTCTGGGCTCTGCTCAGAACGGGTGGGCAGCAAAAGGGGTCGCGCAGGAGAGAAGAGCACGCGTACATACGAGTGAGAAAAAGACTCGGGCTCGGATGTATTTCCGGGGGACGGTCGTGAGGGGATGGTTTACTTGCATGTTAGATGGGCTTGCTTGGCTAGGATAAATCTCGACTCTGATGTGTAGATACCAAGATACTAGTATCAGTATGCATGCACATATTATATGCCTATGCTTGTACACTCAATCGCCACTGTTTCTCGCGGAGCAAGCACTCGTTGgagccgatgatggcgcTCGTGTCGGCCGAGTCAATCGCTTCGTGCACGGCGGTGATGCCTttgcgtacaagtacagtacagcacgtgTACTAACGAAGCCAGATAGCCACGGCAGCAGTAGCAAACTTggatgtgcatgtgcacctacaaggAGCAAGTATTATGAACTCGTACTATTTATTGCAAGTATATACTTAAGCACGTCTGTCCTTGCCGCGGAgtgcccaagtactgtagtgcaTATTATGCCAGGCATCTCCGTACTaagtatacttgtacgtCACGATCtctactccatactccgtacttgcagtactaACTTGGATACAACTACCGCTgcctccgtactgtagtaggTGATTTACGTAGGTGGACGGAGTATTATTTCTTGTTTGGTGtccaactacggagtacttcgtacggagtacgctttgcaagtattaatgttactttgcaagtattaatgtTACTTTGAAAGTATTAATGCTACtttgcaagtattaatgttactttgcaagtattaatgtTACTTTGCAAGTATAAATATTACtttgcaagtattaatgaTGCTTTGCGAGTATTTATGTTACAGTAAGTCCAGGAAAGGGCATATACTGTGGaactaggtaagtacatgtacttgtgggCACCAAGTtctctgtactgtaggtggacttgtaagtactcacaagtactacggagtacacttgtactgtattacttgcaatgTACTTAGGTCCGTTCTTGAACAAGGCACCCCACACGGGAAACTTTGCTGGGTGACTGGGTACGCACTGTATTTATAGCTTGGCCAATGGCATGGCGAATGGCGCCCAGTAACAGCCTGTCGGGCCCTCGGGACGAGCTGCGTGCGACTTCCCTTCTCAGCCAACCAGCGCCAGGCATGTACattcatgtactccgtgtgTGTGTCACTGTAGGCgtgcgtacatgtaagtattaccGCCTCCTACCTCGGGCCTTTCCCATTCGTTCGTTCCACCGTCAGTCATCCATACCGTACGTATATCTAGAGTGCTGCTCTCGAGAACGCAACACACTTCATCCCGACATCGTCTTCTGCCCTTTCACCCTCCCCGTGATCGCACTCCTCTCGTCCGGTTTGGCCTTTCCTCTCCTTCGACGTCGAAATCGACAAGCTTCCTGTCGGTGAGAAGCTGTGTGGGAGATTGACGAGCTCATCATTCGCCCAGCCAGCCACCCGCCTTGAATCCGCCTTGGACGTCGAAATCGACAAGCTGCTGTCTGGGAGATTGACGAGCTCATCATTCGCCCAGCCAGCCACCCGCCTTGAATCCACCTTGGACGTCGACGTTCGTTTTTCTGTCGTACGGCGCAGAGAATCGGCCAGTCGCTCGAGCCCGCtctcgtggccgtcgtcataTTTACCGGCCAGATACCTACGGATAGACGGTTGGCGTACATTGCTCTTGGAATCCACCCTCGGCTCTTGACCTGAACCCAGGCTGCTACCTCGTCATGGGCCTCGCATACAATACCTACCTCACGAGCAACAAGATCTACGGCTGCAAGTCATGCAAGACACATCTTGCCAACCATGAGGATATCATAAGCAGGGTATGTTGCCTCTCCGTCAGCAGCCTCCCTCTCGCTGGCCTTTCTCCTTCCGGTAGCGGACGGGACCCCAGAGGCTCGCCCCTGAAGGACAGCATTAACCTCTGGGAACAGAACTTCCGTGGCCAGCATGGCAAGGCCTATCTGTTTCACAACGTCGTCAACGTCGATGCAGGCGAGCCCCTCGAGCGAAACATGACGACGGGCCGCCACGTCGTCCGCGATATCACTTGTCGTCAGTGCAAGGAGACGGTTGGCTGGAAGTACGACAAGGCATACGAAAACTCGGAAAAGTACAAGGAGGGAAAGTTCATACTCGAAGCCGAGCTGCTTTGCAACGTCGCATAGCAAGGCCGGTAGGAGATGATGGTGAAGGCGGTGCCCGAGGCAACAACGAAGCGCAATGGCCATGAGAGCTGCACGCCGATCTGGGATGTGCGCGAGCAAAGTTGCGTAGGGCAGTGGCGGGAGAAGCGTCGAGCCAGCGAGGGAGCTTCGGCGAACGTTTGATTCGTCGTCCCACTAGGCGAGTTGGACCATCTGGCTGCGATGCCGGGGTTAGTTGAGACGACATGACGCCGTGCGCTTGCTTCGGCACATTGGCTCATCATCATGCTCATCCCGGAAGGAGGGAGTGGGAAGGAGGGATTTTGTTTTCTTTTCTCATCATTTTGCTACTCTGCACCGACCGAGGGTTACCCTGGCAGATAGAGGGTCACATGAGCGGCGCATCAATCCTTGGCGTGGGAGTTGTTATTTTGAATATCTTGCATGTACTCATTTATAATAGGCAGCATTCGGTATTGGCGCATCATTCTGTCATTGTAGCCTTGTCACCAGGGTTGACCGACCGACTCGATCTACGTGTTGCCGAGAACGGCGTGCATTGTGTTCCTGATTCGGGTGTACCAACTACGGCGCTCTCTCTCTAGGCCACGACACGTGCGTGCACCACCAGCTCGATGCTCTTCTCCCACGAGTCGAGAGAACCAAAGGGGCCAAAGAGAACAAAATAATCCAAAAGacaggcaaggcaaggcaagcagTCGGTCGATCGACCGATCTGACGATACGACGCCATTGCCGGCGCTGGCGGATACGCGATGCGAGGAGTCGCGACACCTGCTCACCCCTACTCCCTTCCTTTCTACATGTGTTCGATGGGCTCTTCCGGCAGCAGTTCCTCCACCTCGCTGTCGGGCCATAGCCTCTTCAGAGGCGGCTCCACGATGCCGTTGAAGACAAAGGTTGAGTAGACAAGCATAGCGAAGCCGAGGATTTGCAGCATCTTGAAGGACTCCCAACCAAGCCCGAGGGAGACGATCCAGATGAACAGCGTCCGGCAGGTATCAATGGTCGACCTTGATGTGGCGCTGACGTTGCGCGTCACCGACAGGCCAAAGTAGTTGAAGCCGCTGCGAGAATAGCTTGGTTAGCCGGTCCATCAATCAAACGAATGCTGGGGTCGGTCAGGCCAAGGGTCTTACCCGATGCTGATCATGATGAGAACGCTCGAGACCCAGATGCGCCTTTGCATCATTTGGCGGAAACCTTCCTCCATGTCAAAGTACCCGTACctgccggcgtcggtgcggccgacgagcagatGCATGACAATCATGAAGAGAAAGGTGACGAGGCAGCCGAAGAGGCCCTcccagccgacgacgcggatcGGCTCAATCGTCGAGTTCTCGAGCATCCACTCCTCGAGGACGAACTGGGTGGCGGTGAATATctgggcgccggcgatgagcgAGACGCCGATGATTGCTCTGGCGGCGTCCGTCAGTCCCGACCCTGCATccgccgtcgtgcccgcGCCGCTCTTTTCGTCCGGCCAGATGGctccggcgaggccgacgacggcgacgccgaggacgacgccgacgagggagagcCACTGGAACAGGTGAAGATGACGtcggaggaagaggacgctgaagaggccgacgaagaggacgagggcacCGCGGGTCATCTGGT includes these proteins:
- a CDS encoding eukaryotic translation initiation factor 3 subunit CLU1/TIF31; translated protein: MAAEAQSPTPASSVPENNSVEPGDVMANSAEVEADAGADSLINLTIVLPDPKAQKMQIMVSSQEQVHEVRQSIIDMPAAFRHTCFHLEYRGQKVNDFISIAEIPDLDAEPEFHLVQDPYTEKEARIHLVRIRELIGAAGDRTDYSQGVLPGLSLFERLDLKPVAEADGADRPAVEEFDFQALPSLTQLVPEPTNPPPKTLKTVSLSPWNPPPCHLRQQGHLLYIVVTTLEGEQFQVTSHVSGFFVNKSSNTKFDPFPRPAPKCQSAHSLLELVSLLSPSFDDSFLQLQEYNNQRDPLVTFQITNAIPAAPWAVPSPQSTLCTHVPDATRPQEPYLLSGAENTDSLRDWNEELQSAKELPKETVQDRVFRERLISKLYADYNDAATKGAVMVARGELAPLNPTECRDAQIFVYNNIFFSFGADGVGTFTSEGGDEAARVATGKDVAGVRLVNQLDIAGLFTPATVVVDYLGKRIVGQSIVPGIFKQREPGENQIDYGAVDGKDVVAADERFAPTFATLSKALKVKQHPVWDKDGKRFDLEASIETKGLMGTDGRKYVLDLYRITPFDINWIEESKSQATGAEAGAYPHQMTVLRPELVESFARFRMKQWVDEMLARRAQEKQEPAADGADEGKVAEAEGDSSTSNKLDLSDFKFALNPDAFSGQLPQSEEEKSQLEEEEKEVREACNHLRDQAIPALLRELSESDISFPMDGQSLSRLLHKRGINIRYLGKVATLATDGRLRCLRDICVQDMVSRAFKHVAAGYLRALAVPFTAACVSHLLNCLLGRALNQKPTADVDSALRALYPDGDFAFERVTPDTLQAEIEEQVLRRFRYKLGDRWAQEVRNTQLLREVCLRLGFQVQARDYTFEEVPGAPSAAEAAQPGANGQVNGDSKKKKKKTRDGSPASAPSAVVPHTFTPDDIVNTVPLVKHSCPRSALADEALEAGRLSIVQNQKKLGQELLLESLSLHEQIYGILHPEVAKVYNSLSMLYYQLDDKEAAVELARKAIVVSERTVGVDSSETLLNYLNLSLFLHQAGDSKGALAASKHALMLWKVIYGPGHPDSITTINNAAVMLQHLKAYHESRRWFEESLRVCESVFGRQSVNSATLLFQLAQALALDQDSKAAVNRMRESYSIFLGELGPDDKNTKEAESWLEQLTQNAVSIAKHAKDVQARRIRSGIRFPTPAASGQPSTAGQARRMSPESQLDSRSLDELIKFIEGGDQKSKGSKKRPGRSNPKRRCQSTAA
- a CDS encoding yippee; translation: MGLAYNTYLTSNKIYGCKSCKTHLANHEDIISRVCCLSVSSLPLAGLSPSGSGRDPRGSPLKDSINLWEQNFRGQHGKAYLFHNVVNVDAGEPLERNMTTGRHVVRDITCRQCKETVGWKYDKAYENSEKYKEGKFILEAELLCNVA